Within Anopheles nili chromosome 3, idAnoNiliSN_F5_01, whole genome shotgun sequence, the genomic segment GCTAACTAGTTTGCATATTATGTGCTACGATCAAGAACGAACTCGGTGTTAGGTAATCGTCGTTAGTAGTACGATATGCGGGAAAAATGTTCCTGTGTAAAAGCTTCCCTTGAACTCTACGGAGCGTCGTTGAAAACAATAACCCCCGTGCAAGCTGCTCGGCCACAGCGTTACAAAATGGCTAATCGATCGCCGTATCGTGTGCTCTTATCGTTCATCAGATTCCAGCAGTAGAGTGGGCAGCGAGTTTCTTCTCACGACCAAAGTGCGATAGCGCGTAATAAGAACTATACTCCATGCACAATTCCGAGGCATAGAGAGCGTCTGGAGTTCgggtttcccttttctttGGAAAGCACTAGTTGTGTACTAGGAAAAAGGTGGATTTTAACGCCATAATGAAGCGTAATAGGTAATGCCTATTCTGTAACTGAAAGCTGTCCAATGTTGCTTTGATTGAGAGGATCACATCAATCATCCTTTGCGAGGATGCGCGTAAAGGAACAGGGAATCAGAACAGGCAATAGTAGTAGGCTAAGTTGCGAAAGTTGTGTGACATGCCGTGCTCCTTCGGCGCCGTGTTTCAATTAGCACCGGGTAGTGGGCGTTTCTTGTTCGCTCTTCTCTTTCGTCAGTAATCCAATTAGCAAACGTTTGAAGGCTTAATGAGCCGGCGCCGTAACGTTCTACTTACCGATGAGACAGGTAAAGGCAAGAGTGGCCAATATGCCCTGCAGGAACCAGCCGAATAAATCCGTCAGCGCATCCTTGCTGCAGTGTAGCGTCTGCCATTCCGTGTTGCCTTCCCCGGCGAGGACCGTTTCCGACTCGGCGAGGCCGAGCACCACGGCGGAGGTATTCATTGAAACGGACGCGTGGTTTCCGGTGCCCTATGCCCACAGAAATTTTAAGCACACCGTCACCGTTGCTAGTGGCAGGTGTACGATCGAGCTTTCCGGAACGGGTGCggtttgcataaattttccgATTTCACGTCACACGCACTTTCTTaaagatgggaaaaaaacgaaacttcACCACCAACTACGGTGCCACATATGATATTTTCACGAATATCACTGCACTCATCTCAAGGAAGCAACACGGCAGCAGGATCACggggtgtgggaaaataaacgaTAAATGAAACTAAACTTGGGCCTCCGGAACCGAAAGACGTATATGATGCTTCGAAACAACTAAAGAAAGGCATGAGACACTGTGTGGTTGCTTATTGTGAACTCTTCTCTTCCTTCTTTCGGTGCTATCCTGCTCGGCTGACCGTCGCAGGTACCCGACGTCGTCTGGCGCCTGGCATTCGTGGTGCAAGAGTGGATATTTCTCGCCCTCGAACACCAACCATCGGAGAAAACGCACAACCTGATGCCACTTCTAGGGTGGCGATATGACGCTTTTTCTTGAACACTTTCCTGGATTTACGCGACGAGTACAAACACTCACTGTTGGCCCAAACCTGCGTGGCCTTCGCACTCTAGCGTTGCAAAATTTTGATGCACGACGACGTCAGCATTCGGATAAGGTCGAGGGCCAGCTACACACAATCCGCTACTACAATGGACAAGGGCCCACATCGAACAAAGAGCACTATCGTGAAAGCGGATGGAGGTTCAAGATAGATAAGTGCGGGCGGCAGGACTTAGCAACGCAAAATGGTTATAGTTGGGCCCATTAATCTAGGAGAGGGcagctttttcttttatttggctttgggcttttttttaacgcAGCAGAGAAAACTAGTTTGACGTCGCAGCGACATGAAAACAAGTGTCAGCTAAGGCAGCACAGAGTCGGCGGCATCGGAATTTTGGTTTGACAGTTGTGATTTGTTGGTTTGCGAGACAGGAAAcattttattaattaattaattattatgCTGGCTTTCTTAATATCGTGAACAGACACATAAATTTACGCTTACGTTCAAAAACATCGTACAATCGGTTGTTACATTGTTCTTGCAACAAGTACATTTCTTTCGCGTTGCCCCTGGAAACCGATGGTCGTGCAGCAAAAACATAGCAACCACCAAGTAAACAACTTCGAATTTGTTCCTTTCATATCGGCTCGGATTGCAGTGGGGTTGTTCTTGTTCGGAAATTGTTAAATTCCTCTAGATTTCACATTGAAAgcattcaattttgttttatttagtttATCTATTGTACAATACGCCATCAACATGCTTTTCTATCCAGAAATAAGTAttcaaaatgaattaaaaaagcTAGTAAGCAATACGCTCGTGAGTGCTGATGGCATATATTCGtctaaatttgttttcttgtgGGTTTCAGATGTCTTGTGCTGATAGAGCATATGACCACCAGTTGGAACAAAAGCGTAAAAGGTATTAATTTTATAGCATAAATTATAACCACTCAACTCATGTTCTATCGTCCGTTACATAAGGCTTCAAGCTTTGCTGCGATCTGAGGAAGAGCAACAGGAGCAGGAAATCATGAAAAAACTTcatgatgaagaagaaatgcgtttaaGGGAAAAATCTAACGCTTTGCTCGCCGCTAAACAGGACGAGGAAAGGCAAAGGGTAGAAtttgtgaaaaacaaaatgactCAACTTAAGTTGTAAGTATTTAAATTCGAAAAACGGTGGGCCACGTGGTAGGTCTTTGACATCGACATTTTTCTGATAAATTTCTAGAAATAATTGCGATGAAATCAGATCTTTTCTGCAACAAAAGTATCACGAAGAAGCCAAAAAGTGTCAACTGGCCCAAATAGAGGACAGGATCAAACTGAAACAAGCTAAAATGGATGAAGAACGCATGTGGACAGAAGTGCACGTACGAAAGTACAAAATGGAGGTAAATTCGCTCATTTTGCATCCCATATGCTATGTTATCGCAATGAAATTTACTTTCTTTAAAGCTACAAAAGGAACTGacagagaaaaacgaaaggaaacttATGGAACAGAAAACGTTCCAAGATGTTCAGCTTCAAATTAAGGAAAAATCGCTGAAGACTGCCCAGGACAAGGTTGATCTGCAAAAGGTTATTTGTTCCTCTTTGCCATTTCCTGATCATGATCCAAAATTGAAGTCACTCGGAAAGGCCGAGCTTGCTGAACATTTAAACGAGCAAATTAATCTTCGTAAAGAATTGCAACGCCAAAGAGACGAAAAAGATCAGAAGGTTGTTCGAATGATCAACGAGACTTCCGCGAAAGAACTTGAACAAGAGCGACAAGTTCGCAAAGCGGAAGATGTCTTactgaaaaagcaaaaggatcAATTTTACCAGTATTCAAAACACGTGCTCCGCCAAAGACAACTTGACGAGGGCAAACTCGATAAGCTGATCAATGACACGCGGGAAAAattcgaaatggaaaaggtAGAAGCTTGCCGTCGGGAGAAACAGAAGCGGCTACAGATGGCATCGGTTGCACACGAGGGACAGCGGATGCAAATCGCAGAGATGGAAGCTCGAAAGGCACGCGAACGTGAGGAGCGCCAACAAGAAGCTTTTCGTGAGCGCGAATTGCAAGAAAAGAACCGCCTAGATGCCGAGAATGCCGATTACAGAATACAGACTGCAGTGCAGCAGTACCGAGATTCGCTGAAGGAACAAATTAAGTCGGCATCGCTTGAACGAGAACGCCGTAAACGAGCTAATCAACTAGAAACAAACCGTCTGATCGAGTGTAGCTTCAATGAGCTGAATTTTGTTCAAAGCTATGTGAAAGGTTCATTTGAAGAGCATTTCAAAAAGCATCCCAACGTGTCACTTATGAAGCGGAAGTACTGATAAGGTAATCATGCTATTATCGTGCCATAGAGTAAAAAATACGGAGGAATCAATTTTAGATGCATTTTTCTCAAAGATGTTGAGTAACAAGTACATTTTGATACCTCTATTAAATGAATCGAATAAGTGAGGAAAATTGATTCGTAGGTAGATattacaaataaattcaaGGTAAATTATCTGGATGCTTTTGCATTTTATCAAATATTGAAATAAGTTATCATTGAGTTTGTATAATTCGATtattatatataaattaatttaataattgAAACCGTCATTGTGGAATAGGAAATAACGGTGAAATCGAAAATCGATTGTCCCATGCagcaaaacatcaacatacCCGGCTGACACGTTGCGTTTGACATTAGCTGAGCGTGAGCGCGGCTTGGAAGAGTGTTTTGTCCTGAATTGTTGTTAGCTTGTAAGCAAGCATAGTTTTCTTTCGGAAGTTCAATAATATCTGTTTTCTCATCCCGGATTATAACGTTAACACCAACAAATTAACTGAAAGGTATGTATACGCAGGTAACCAGTCCATCTTTAGTTATTAATGATTGCAAAGACGTACATAGAAAGTGAAGTTAGTTTAATGGTAAACAACTCCTAGTTTGCTTCCGGATTATGTTTttgggctcatggaacgtacgcatTCTGTATAAAGCTAGCGGCTTCAATCAATTATTTTGCTCAATGTAACCTAGCGAAGGTTAATCGCTGTAAAACAGTGAGGCTATCATACAACGCATTGGTATAGTGGTTCCTCTATCAACACCGCGCGTATTTCAACGTCAAATTGAAATAATCTTGTTGCCATTCTATCGTGAGTAAGATGTGCCACATGGTGCTAGCGGTTGTTTTTCCGAATCGAAATCACTTTTGTTAAGTTCCAACTATCTCTGTTACGAATTGAACGAATTAGAGTTGTTGTAAATAGTTAATGTTGTTTTGCAGATTATTTCCTACTGTAGATATTTCTACTACGAGCCTTTGTCGTTAGGTAAATATAGATAAGTATTCCAATTGAACGAtgagtgaaaaggaaaaatcccgTCGAAAACGCGCTTCGAGTGAGCCTGAAGCGGAAGAAAACACTCTTTCGCACAAGGAAAAAACGGAACAAGCAACACCGGAGGAGAACAAGGAAGacaatggtgatgatgatgatgaaggtgGTTGGATCGGACCGATgccttcagcagcagcactgcCCAAAAAACGGAAAGGTAAAGATACACATCTACTACATCCTTGGTGAAAGCatatcaaaatattttttatttttcaatttcaatttcttaGTGCTGGAGTTTGAAAAGTTGTATGTCGAAAATCTTCCCGACGCGGAATGTTACGAAAAGTCTTTCATGCATCGTGACACCATCACCCATCTGGTTGTGACAAAGTCAGAATTCATTGTAACCGTGAGCGTGGATGGGCATGTAAAATTCTGGAAAAAGATGGAACTGGGTATCGAGTTCGTCAAACATTTCCGCAGccatttggccccgatctgttATCTGGCAGCAAACTGCAGCGGCACATACCTTTGCACAGCCTCGGTGGACAAAAGCATCAAGGTGTTCGACGTGATTAACTTCGATATGATCAACATGCTGAAGCTAGAGTACGTCCCGTACCGAGTCGAGTGGATTCATCGGATGGGCGATGTGATCAGTTACCTGGCCGTGTAAGACATCAAAAACTCGCTTTGGgggagaaaataataattataaactTAAATTTTTTATGCCTCTTCCAGGGCGGACCAAGATTCTCCCGTTATTCGAATCTACGATGGAAAGGGGACAAATACTCCGTTGCATACGCTGGAGAAGCTGCACACCAAACCAGTAGTGATGATGCGCTACAATCCAATCTTCGAAGTAACTGTCTCTATCGATAAGGCAGGCATACTGGAGTACTGGTACGGACCACGGCACGATTTTAAGTTCCCCTCTAAGTTGGTAAATTTCGAATCGAAACTCGACACCAGTTTGTACGAGTTTgcgaagaacaaaacaacggTCACCTCGTTGAGTTTCGCGCCCGATGGCAAGAAGTTTGCTACCATGTCCACCGATCGACAGGTGAGAGTGTTTGGTTTCCTTAGCGGGAAACTGTTGCGTGTGTACGACGAAAGCTTAGCCCGCTACAGCGAGAGCCAACAGTTGTCGCAAACGCTGTCGAACATGGAATTTGGCCGGCGGATGGCCAATGAGCGCGATCTGGAGAAATCAGATGCGTTTGCCAACATGAACGTTGCATTTGACTACAGCGGACACTTCATACTGTATCCGACGATGCTCGGAATCAAGGTGGTAAACATCGAAACGAATCGGTGTATGAAGATCGTTGGTAAGAACGATAATTTGCGACCGCTGAATGTGGCCTTATTTCAGGTAAGTTTCGTGTGATTATAGGACGAGAATATAAAGAGTAtatcgttttccatcattCGTTAAATTCTAGGGAAAAGTGAAGTTCTCAAAGGCAGCAACAACTCTGGAGCAGGAAGCATCCGAAAACAAAGCTGCTCAAGCCATTCCAAACGATCCGACGCTGTTCTGTACGGCGTACAAGTAAGGACTCACCCCGAATTTTAGTTACGCTTTCCGCAGCATTaaatgatattatttttctaGAAAACAACGATTCTACCTCTACACGAGACGACTGCCGTCCGACTTGCAGGACATAGAACGCGATGTGTTCAACGAAAAGCCCTCGAAGGAAGATATTATATCGGTTACCGAAGGTCAAGGTAAGTCACTACGCATCATTACTGTTAATCATACGTATTGCTATGCAGTAAAGTGCTTAAACATATCCCCATTTATATTTATACCCTGCTAATTTTGCCAAACATTACCACCAGGAGAAGGTAAATTagatataaaattaaatatgtTATTTTGTTCGTTAGATACTGTTGTTTGtcattcgtttgcgtttgaagATATAAATTTACTTGAATTGATACTGATTTTCACCACGCTTTTAATCTCTCTTTTCCACGGCAGGCGTGCAAAAGATCTACGACAATGCCGTTCTTCATACGACGATGGGCGACGTGCATCTTCGCCTGTTCGGCAAGGAGTGTCCGAAAACGGTGGAGAACTTCTGCGTGCACGGCAAGAACGGCTACTACAATGGGCACCTGTTTCATCGTGTTATCAAGGGTTTCATGATCCAGACGGGCGATCCAACTGGCACAGGTACCGGTGGGCAATCGATCTGGGGTGGCGAGTTCAAGGATGAATTCTGCTCGACGTTGAAACATGATCGACCGTACACAGTGAGCATGGCAAATGCGGGACCGAACACTAACGGCAGTCAATTCTTTATTACCGTGCTTCCAACGGTACGTCCCTACACCGGGTCGAGAAGGGGAATCACGGTTTATAATGCTTTCGTGactttgtttttcattttagcCCTGGCTGGACAATAAGCATACTGTGTTCGGACGCGTGCAAAAAGGCATGGAAGTGGTGCAGAACATATGTAACGCTAAAACGAACCCCAAAACCGACAAGCCGTACGATGAAATTCGCATCATCTCAATCAATCTATCGTAgacaatccaaaaaaaaatacaaccaatgAAAACTAACCCACTAAACGCATTCGTTGGCTGATGTAAATTTGTTTAGCTTATATTTTTAACCAGTAGATTACGCCGTGCTTTGCGCCGGTGGAGTCGCATCGTAAGGTGGAGGTTTTGGAAATTGATTCGGTGACTTTATCACATCGTCGTATTTCGGAGGTGGCGGCGGTTCCGTGTctgaaaagagaaagagagttaTAAAAAGAGTCAGAAGCCAGTTGTATCACTGCCCTGCCACTGGCTTTATCGTACATTCCGGTGGTTGACTCCGCTCGGAAGCTGCAGGAACCGCCGTGCGATCGTTCTGGTAGATGGTGAACACCGTGAAGCGTTGGCCTGTTTCTGAAACAAGTCACAGGATATGGCAGAGAGTAAATCGAAATTTGGTCGCAAGTTGATGGGCGGAAAATTCTTACGGTTGCGTAAGCTGGTCACTTGCGAGGGATGAGCTGGCCGGTTCATGTGTAGGCCGAAATAGTATATCCGTCGCTGGAATGAGTCAATCAATGAACGAGAATTAAGACGGTACGTATGGGTTATACATTAATGTTGGCCTTATTGAAGAGAATTCCTTATCATTGCGCTTCGATCAAGAGGTGTTCATGTGCTCACGATGAGCTGATGTGGCTATAATTATTTGCCAATTCAGCTCGTGgcgattgaaattaaatttaaaaggCGAGATTTAACGTTTATTGCTTTTAATAATCGATTGAAATTTCGTCCCGTCACGTGTGCCATTTGACCGACATACTTGACTGGGAAAGACGTTGCGTTGAATGAATTCTACGATTTGTGGGTTTGACTCAATTTTATGACTTGTTAATTGGTTCAAATATCAATAACGCATCAATGTTCTATCAGCTAATGACTAAGCACGATTGCTGTTGCTCGAATAagttagagaaaaaaaaactacatagCAATGTtccgcaaaaacaaacatgtaTCGTGTGTTAAAAAATTAGAATCCCACGTGGAGAATTTTCCCACAGATGCATCTCATGATCGTTGTTTCCCTTCATTTCAGTAACCGCTATAGAACTCACCAGCACGATAAAgaacagcatcagcaccagGAACATCCACAGCAGGTGAAATACCCACGACATGTTGCCGTTTGTTTGTGGCAAACCGCGTTCCGGGGTGCAATAGTTCCCAGTGGGgtaaacacacgcacgcagtaCGTTAGCGTgtacacaaacgcacaaacgagaggatgaaaaaacacgtgcacaaaattaaaaaaaaaagaacgccagTCAACAGAGGAACATTACGCGATTTTTGCGCGCCGAGCGGAGGATGCAAATTGAAggtacgaacaaaaaaaaatacacctaTGGTGCTAATTGACTATTCAATGCGGGTGAAAAGTGGATTGGCTTATTGCACCACTGCACCGAACCGGGTTGGGGGGTTTTGAGATGTGATATCAATATATGCGCGG encodes:
- the LOC128726629 gene encoding trichohyalin-like → MLFYPEISIQNELKKLMSCADRAYDHQLEQKRKRLQALLRSEEEQQEQEIMKKLHDEEEMRLREKSNALLAAKQDEERQRVEFVKNKMTQLKLNNCDEIRSFLQQKYHEEAKKCQLAQIEDRIKLKQAKMDEERMWTEVHVRKYKMELQKELTEKNERKLMEQKTFQDVQLQIKEKSLKTAQDKVDLQKVICSSLPFPDHDPKLKSLGKAELAEHLNEQINLRKELQRQRDEKDQKVVRMINETSAKELEQERQVRKAEDVLLKKQKDQFYQYSKHVLRQRQLDEGKLDKLINDTREKFEMEKVEACRREKQKRLQMASVAHEGQRMQIAEMEARKAREREERQQEAFRERELQEKNRLDAENADYRIQTAVQQYRDSLKEQIKSASLERERRKRANQLETNRLIECSFNELNFVQSYVKGSFEEHFKKHPNVSLMKRKY
- the LOC128727597 gene encoding peptidylprolyl isomerase domain and WD repeat-containing protein 1 codes for the protein MSEKEKSRRKRASSEPEAEENTLSHKEKTEQATPEENKEDNGDDDDEGGWIGPMPSAAALPKKRKVLEFEKLYVENLPDAECYEKSFMHRDTITHLVVTKSEFIVTVSVDGHVKFWKKMELGIEFVKHFRSHLAPICYLAANCSGTYLCTASVDKSIKVFDVINFDMINMLKLEYVPYRVEWIHRMGDVISYLAVADQDSPVIRIYDGKGTNTPLHTLEKLHTKPVVMMRYNPIFEVTVSIDKAGILEYWYGPRHDFKFPSKLVNFESKLDTSLYEFAKNKTTVTSLSFAPDGKKFATMSTDRQVRVFGFLSGKLLRVYDESLARYSESQQLSQTLSNMEFGRRMANERDLEKSDAFANMNVAFDYSGHFILYPTMLGIKVVNIETNRCMKIVGKNDNLRPLNVALFQGKVKFSKAATTLEQEASENKAAQAIPNDPTLFCTAYKKQRFYLYTRRLPSDLQDIERDVFNEKPSKEDIISVTEGQGVQKIYDNAVLHTTMGDVHLRLFGKECPKTVENFCVHGKNGYYNGHLFHRVIKGFMIQTGDPTGTGTGGQSIWGGEFKDEFCSTLKHDRPYTVSMANAGPNTNGSQFFITVLPTPWLDNKHTVFGRVQKGMEVVQNICNAKTNPKTDKPYDEIRIISINLS
- the LOC128726645 gene encoding uncharacterized protein LOC128726645, producing MSWVFHLLWMFLVLMLFFIVLRRIYYFGLHMNRPAHPSQVTSLRNQTGQRFTVFTIYQNDRTAVPAASERSQPPEYTEPPPPPKYDDVIKSPNQFPKPPPYDATPPAQSTA